TGTCAAGATCTTTGTATAGGAAAATTGATCTGAATGACAGAATCCATCTGCCACCGCTAGACTGGAAAAGAAGGTTGATGGTTGCAGTGAATACCTTGCAAAAGAAAATTGTATCAAATACTGATAAGCATTCACCGATGTTAGATAGTAAAGTTAAATGGAAGATTGTAGTGAAAATATCAAGTGGAGCTGCTGAGGGTCTATATAATGCACATCATGTATTTGTTCCACATTTTTTTGATGGGTACTGGTTGACTTGCTTATTGCAgatttctcttcttttgcttGAGATGTCATGCTTCTTTTTTTCTAATATTAATCCTTAATCTTGCAGCTCAGTTTTGGATAGTAACTACGAGGTGCAGTTGGGAAGGCATAGTGACATCCATACTGAAGTAAATGACAGTTGGAATCGGATTGCCATGTTGCAGCAATTGCCTAAGTACGTTTTCAGTTGAATGTTGTGATACTTATAACCAAACTTTTGGAGTAAATAGATTTAACAATCTGGTATTAGGTTCTGCAGACTTGATACAGGAAATTAAAGATATGAAAAAACTTAGATCAAAACTTAATCGCTAGAACTAGACCTTAGTTTCTATCACATAGTTTACTCTGAGGAAATTTGGGATTTTGATTGCCTAGAATTCAAAATTTATTGACACTGTTAAGCTGATCTTCAAATTTTGTTTGAGTTTACAGCATTTCACGTTCAAAGTTTTATAATACAGGCTACTTTTCATATTGCTTTTTAAATCCCAAACTATTACCAAGTATACAATTTTGTTCAAAGTTTTATAATACAGGCTTCTTTTTGTATTGCTTTTTAAATCCCAATCTATTACCTAGTATACAATTTTCATCAGCGTGATAGATTAGTAGTCCAACTCTGAAAGTGCCTCATCTTTATCAACTGGTTAATCAAAACAGTACCATGAGCTGAACATGAATTCCCTTCTTTTGCTTCCCACATGTGAATCATTACATATTCATCTGTAAGGAACACTTTCAACAGAAACCTTTTGACCCTTCCGCCCTTTCATCACCCCTGcttgaaaaaagaataaaataacgaaatcaaaagaaaacagTACCAGTGTTTGCTTGATTTCTCAATGTCCAGTATTGGATGCTTCTTACAAAAATCACTAGGAATTTTTTTGCCTGACAATGCATAGAGTATGAGACAAGTAATTACCTGCACAGTTACAAAAGCTGACTTCTATACTACTGTTTGTTCTTGAAGTCCATTTTCTATCCACTTTTTCTTAAGTTTTGGTTGTACAAAACAttgataacttttttttttaaataacgaAATTTAATTCACATGCAGGTATCAAATCATCAGATTACATGaaagaaattttggagaaaattccAAGTGGTTGGAGATTGTTGAAGAGGTCGATCTTGTCTTATTTTCTGTTTCTTTGACGGATTATGATGAATTCTATGTTGACAGCGAGGGATGTCGCATAAACAAGATGTTGGCTAGCAGGAAGCTAATGGAGAATGTAGTTACTCATCCAACCTTTGCAAATAAAAACTTCCTTTTAGTACTTGACAAGTTTGACTTGTTTGAGAAAAAAGTTGGACAGGCTCCTCTGACACGATGTGACTGGTTTCAAGATTTTAATATAGAGGTTCTTCCATGTAGTTCCGCGTCT
The genomic region above belongs to Coffea arabica cultivar ET-39 chromosome 7c, Coffea Arabica ET-39 HiFi, whole genome shotgun sequence and contains:
- the LOC113698457 gene encoding uncharacterized protein, coding for MTVIYDNWERLVRATLRREDLRLSGQRTPSSVSSVSGSSSFNFGFSSSPVSSFNILSLLVGDSFSYDQILQATNRLDDSNLIKLGSHGKFIYGVLEDGTQILVKKIDLSDKTESCFMSELENFGKVCHSSFTLLGHCLENGKDKFLVYKYLPHRGLSRSLYRKIDLNDRIHLPPLDWKRRLMVAVNTLQKKIVSNTDKHSPMLDSKVKWKIVVKISSGAAEGLYNAHHVFVPHFFDGSVLDSNYEVQLGRHSDIHTEVNDSWNRIAMLQQLPKYQIIRLHERNFGENSKWLEIVEEVDLVLFSVSLTDYDEFYVDSEGCRINKMLASRKLMENVVTHPTFANKNFLLVLDKFDLFEKKVGQAPLTRCDWFQDFNIEVLPCSSASVGQYAFHYIAVKFKRLFDSITTGKLYVSPVTVLGADSVEEALKYGREIIKWEEEKFTVDYSDDEWSSSSF